A genome region from Haliotis asinina isolate JCU_RB_2024 chromosome 11, JCU_Hal_asi_v2, whole genome shotgun sequence includes the following:
- the LOC137255741 gene encoding ribosome biogenesis protein wdr12-like — translation MAESSPHVQVKFFTKQPAYSVPDSPFSVPANVGTTELSSLINGLLNEEESEGGVDFDFLIEGEFLRVTLDVYLEQRGVSTEDVLDIEYVERQAAPKPENSLLHDDWVSCLQANTHYILSGCYDNTARLWSTSGDSLMTIPGHTAPVKCVAWMKEDDDISSFVTGSHDQTLLLWMWQRKQNEVDCVCACRGHAGSVDCVAVNHAQDKFCTGSWDKMLKLWSAGLDRDTDISDDDGTETTSKRKKTTETKVHTRVPMLTLSGHSEGVSAIVWLNSQEVCTASWDHTIRIWDLQEAKQTATLQGSKVFFDVSYSPLNQTLVAASADRHIRLYDPWSKDGAVVKSSFTSHSGWVIGVAWSPTNQYEFLSGSHDSVMKLWDTRSPKAPLYNMEGHEDKILAVDWSIPELMMSGGADNHLKIFRYDSKTASMDVS, via the exons ATGGCAGAAAGTTCTCCCCACGTGCAGGTGAAATTCTTCACGAAACAGCCAGC atATTCAGTTCCAGACAGCCCCTTTTCTGTGCCTGCCAATGTTGGTACCACAGAGCTCAGCTCCTTAATCAATGGACTTCTGAATG aAGAAGAAAGTGAGGGTGGCGTGGATTTTGACTTTCTCATTGAGGGCGAGTTCCTCCGTGTGACTTTGGATGTTTACTTGGAGCAAAGAGGAGTCTCAACG GAGGATGTGTTGGACATCGAGTATGTTGAACGTCAAGCAGCACCGAAACCAGAGAACTCACTTCTCCATGACGACTGGGTCAGCTGTCTACAGGCCAACACTCACTA CATATTGTCAGGTTGCTATGACAACACAGCCAGATTATGGTCCACTAGTGGAGATTCTCTGATGACCATTCCCGGCCACACAGCACCAGTCAAATGTGTAGCATGGATGAAAGAAG ATGACGACATAAGCAGTTTTGTAACAGGTTCACATGACCAGACACTGTTGCTTTGGATGTGGCAGCGGAAGCAGAATGAGGTGgactgtgtgtgtgcatgtcgcGGTCACGCTGGTAGTGTGGATTGTGTTGCTGTCAATCATGCACAAGACAAA TTCTGCACCGGGTCCTGGGATAAGATGTTGAAGCTCTGGTCCGCAG GGTTggacagagacacagacatttCAGACGATGATGGCACAGAGACCACATCAAAGAGGAAGAAAACAACTGAAACTAAAGTTCACACAAGG gTACCCATGTTGACGTTGTCAGGGCATAGTGAGGGTGTGTCAGCCATAGTGTGGCTCAACTCACAGGAAGTGTGTACTGCATCATGGGATCACACCATCAGGATCTGGGATCTGCAGGAAGCCAAGCAGACGGCAACATTG CAAGGATCCAAAGTGTTTTTTGACGTCTCTTACTCCCCTCTGAATCAGACCCTAGTGGCAGCATCAGCAGATCGACATATCAGATTGTATGATCCATGGTCCAAAG atggaGCAGTGGTAAAAAGCTCCTTCACGTCACACAGCGGCTGGGTGATAGGTGTGGCCTGGTCACCAACCAACCAGTATGAGTTTTTGTCTGGATCACACGACTCAGTCATGAAACTATGGGACACACGCAG CCCAAAAGCCCCCCTGTACAACATGGAAGGCCACGAGGACAAGATATTGGCAGTAGATTGGTCAATTCCTGAGTTGATGATGTCAGGAGGAGCAGACAACCACCTGAAGATATTCAGGTATGATTCCAAGACAGCTTCCATGGACGTCAGCTAA